Proteins encoded by one window of Paenibacillus sp. DCT19:
- a CDS encoding DUF6531 domain-containing protein gives MFKKITIIWLCATLVFSGLVSFGYGGQAAAAAEGRDSLPSATYITIHSLQEQFGVKEDWIEQKLDQGYSLYQLYKALQTDRTGGETAEKWLRTQEISEPIQMEGLLPSRSPLPDSSQLNTFSTNALEDEEPGTGTTIDKTGLDHVDLRDDVSLYMTSYGAESISAATGEMIIQSTDLSLPGLITFDLTRVYDSARASGQLGVEYDETTQTYSNVVTPRKEGLSSGLGQGWRWDIPYMRRAEIISLF, from the coding sequence GTGTTTAAGAAAATAACGATTATTTGGTTATGTGCGACTTTGGTGTTTAGTGGACTTGTTTCTTTTGGATATGGAGGACAAGCAGCAGCGGCAGCAGAAGGTAGGGATTCCCTTCCTTCCGCTACCTACATTACAATTCATAGTTTACAAGAGCAATTTGGAGTTAAAGAAGACTGGATTGAACAGAAACTAGATCAAGGGTACTCGTTGTATCAACTGTACAAGGCTTTACAGACAGACCGCACAGGCGGCGAGACTGCTGAGAAATGGCTAAGAACACAAGAAATCAGCGAACCAATTCAAATGGAGGGGCTGCTTCCTTCCAGATCACCGCTGCCTGATTCATCACAGTTAAATACATTTTCAACAAATGCGCTTGAAGATGAAGAGCCAGGTACCGGAACGACTATAGACAAAACAGGTCTGGATCATGTCGATCTTCGCGATGACGTATCGCTGTATATGACGTCTTATGGAGCTGAGTCAATCTCTGCTGCTACAGGGGAGATGATAATTCAGAGTACTGACCTCTCTCTGCCTGGACTCATTACGTTTGATTTAACACGTGTCTATGATAGCGCTAGAGCAAGTGGACAACTTGGTGTTGAATATGATGAAACGACACAAACGTACTCCAATGTGGTTACGCCACGTAAGGAAGGACTCTCTTCTGGATTGGGGCAGGGCTGGCGCTGGGACATCCCTTATATGAGACGCGCGGAGATAATCAGTTTATTCTGA